In Wenyingzhuangia fucanilytica, the following are encoded in one genomic region:
- a CDS encoding DUF294 nucleotidyltransferase-like domain-containing protein, protein MKNTIAERITDFIKTYPPFDNLPYNDLYQLAEETKVIYLDKDETLFTQGKPAKEHFFIVNQGAIRIYRYEGEKNIEVEMCDEGDVLGLRALIVNENYNLNAKAYEESIVYGIPIHIFNDKFENNPEVSKYLITRFASNSSTRFSQEDNERIFADYKRTTNTDYFSSKISNLMTTAVCCNHKSTIQEAAQIMSDNKISSIFILKKDKPTGIITNKDLLHKVATGKYGVDENVKKIMASPVISASPNVSIAEAQIIMLKNKIGNVCVTKDGTPDSKLLGMLTQQDIVASLSNNPAVLMKQISRARTIPRLRDLRQQLNDLLKRYINQHISFTHTLTVVAELNETINQKAVEISIKELDKTPPVRFAFFALGSQARKEQLVPTDQDNGIIFEDVPAHKLEDIRSFFTELAAVISKNLHSIGYEYCPAEMMASNPEWCLSKSEWEEKFKEWIFNPNEKNILLSSIFFDFNFVYGDKELVNDMSAIVHESTKNNHRFYMFMAKDALKSPSPLGFFRQFLVDQDGAHKDHFNIKQRALMPLIDAARILTLQHNLKGINNTPERYYKLRELEPQNAEIYEACAYAFKALLKYKTKNGLDTLGEDDGKFIKLENLSKSDKVKLRRCFKPIKSIQEVITIRFQPTL, encoded by the coding sequence ATGAAAAATACTATTGCAGAAAGGATTACAGATTTCATCAAAACCTATCCTCCTTTTGATAACTTACCCTACAACGATCTTTATCAACTTGCCGAAGAAACAAAAGTTATTTATTTAGATAAAGATGAAACGCTTTTCACTCAAGGAAAACCCGCTAAGGAACATTTTTTTATTGTTAACCAAGGAGCCATAAGAATTTACCGTTACGAGGGAGAAAAAAACATTGAGGTTGAAATGTGTGACGAAGGTGATGTTTTAGGATTAAGAGCTTTAATTGTAAACGAAAACTACAATCTAAATGCTAAAGCTTACGAAGAATCTATTGTATACGGAATTCCTATCCATATTTTTAATGATAAATTTGAAAACAACCCAGAGGTTAGTAAATATTTAATCACTCGTTTTGCTAGTAACTCTTCTACTAGATTTTCTCAAGAGGATAACGAAAGAATTTTTGCAGATTACAAAAGAACAACCAATACAGATTATTTTAGTTCTAAAATTAGTAATTTGATGACTACAGCTGTTTGTTGTAATCATAAATCTACCATTCAAGAGGCTGCACAAATTATGAGCGATAATAAAATCAGCTCTATTTTTATCTTAAAAAAAGACAAACCAACAGGAATTATTACCAATAAAGATTTACTACATAAAGTTGCTACGGGTAAATATGGAGTAGATGAAAATGTAAAAAAAATTATGGCTTCGCCTGTAATTTCTGCCTCTCCTAACGTTTCAATTGCCGAGGCACAAATTATTATGCTTAAAAACAAGATTGGAAACGTTTGTGTAACTAAAGATGGAACCCCTGATAGTAAATTATTAGGAATGTTAACTCAACAAGACATTGTAGCATCACTTAGTAACAACCCTGCTGTATTGATGAAACAAATTAGTAGAGCTAGAACTATTCCTAGACTTAGAGACTTAAGGCAACAACTAAATGATCTTTTAAAAAGATACATTAACCAACATATTTCTTTTACACACACCCTTACAGTGGTTGCAGAATTAAATGAGACTATCAATCAAAAAGCTGTTGAAATTTCTATTAAGGAATTAGATAAAACTCCTCCTGTAAGATTTGCTTTTTTTGCTTTAGGTAGTCAGGCTAGAAAAGAACAGTTGGTTCCTACAGACCAAGATAATGGAATTATTTTTGAAGATGTTCCGGCTCATAAATTAGAAGATATTAGATCTTTTTTCACAGAACTTGCTGCTGTAATTAGTAAAAACCTACACTCAATTGGATACGAATATTGTCCTGCAGAAATGATGGCTAGTAATCCTGAGTGGTGCTTATCTAAAAGCGAATGGGAAGAAAAATTTAAAGAGTGGATTTTTAATCCAAACGAAAAAAACATCTTGTTAAGCTCTATCTTTTTTGATTTCAACTTTGTTTATGGTGATAAAGAATTGGTAAACGACATGTCGGCCATAGTTCATGAAAGCACTAAAAACAATCACCGATTTTATATGTTTATGGCTAAAGATGCTTTAAAAAGTCCTAGTCCACTTGGATTTTTTAGACAATTTTTAGTAGATCAAGATGGAGCTCATAAAGATCATTTTAACATCAAACAAAGAGCCTTAATGCCATTGATTGATGCCGCTAGAATTTTAACCCTACAACACAATTTAAAAGGAATTAACAACACTCCAGAAAGATATTATAAGCTAAGAGAACTTGAACCACAAAATGCAGAAATATACGAGGCTTGTGCCTATGCCTTTAAAGCTTTGTTAAAATACAAAACCAAAAATGGACTAGATACACTTGGAGAAGATGATGGTAAATTTATCAAATTAGAAAACTTATCAAAATCAGATAAAGTAAAGCTAAGACGTTGTTTTAAGCCTATTAAAAGTATTCAAGAAGTCATCACCATTCGTTTTCAACCTACATTATAA
- the mqo gene encoding malate dehydrogenase (quinone), producing MPKTTTIKHADFVLIGGGIMSATLAVLLYEKFPGKKITVIEKLPKMAEESSEAWNNAGTGHAGNCELNYTPEKNGTIDPAKALKTAAQFYDTLAFWRDCAEKGYIQNINKCISSVPHISFVQGKKDVEFLEKRWNVLKETEHFKDMIFSKDIEKIKEWIPLMMEKRSKRSAVAATYMENGYDVNFGEVAEQIFRFLGKQPNVDLVNDSNVINLQKTENKRWLLSVKGQNVGKHWKIVSNYVFVGAGGGALKLLEKSDIREARGYGGFPISGLWLRCTNPEIIEQHHAKVYGKAKKGAPPMSVPHMDTRMINGRKELLFGPYAGFTTKFLKHGSHFDLPKSVEFDNIMSLLGAGYHNLPLVGYLVKQVRLKFEDRMDMLREFYPEAKDEDWKVVVAGQRVQIIKKDKNGKGKLEFGTEVIVSRDKSIAGLLGASPGASTSYSVMKSVMEKCFK from the coding sequence ATGCCTAAAACTACAACCATAAAACATGCTGATTTTGTATTGATTGGTGGAGGAATTATGAGTGCCACATTGGCTGTATTACTTTACGAAAAGTTTCCTGGTAAAAAAATTACCGTGATTGAAAAACTTCCAAAAATGGCTGAAGAAAGTTCAGAAGCTTGGAACAACGCAGGAACGGGACACGCAGGAAATTGTGAGTTAAATTATACTCCTGAGAAAAACGGAACTATAGATCCTGCCAAAGCATTAAAAACAGCAGCTCAGTTTTATGATACTTTAGCGTTTTGGAGAGATTGTGCAGAAAAAGGATACATTCAAAACATTAATAAATGTATTTCTTCTGTACCACACATTAGTTTTGTTCAAGGAAAAAAAGACGTTGAGTTTTTAGAAAAAAGATGGAACGTTTTAAAAGAAACTGAACATTTTAAAGACATGATTTTTTCTAAAGACATAGAAAAAATTAAAGAATGGATTCCGTTAATGATGGAAAAGCGTAGCAAAAGATCTGCCGTTGCTGCTACCTACATGGAAAACGGATACGATGTAAATTTTGGAGAAGTTGCAGAGCAAATCTTCCGATTTTTAGGAAAACAACCTAATGTTGATTTGGTGAACGACAGTAACGTTATCAATTTACAAAAAACAGAAAACAAGCGTTGGTTATTAAGTGTTAAAGGACAAAATGTTGGTAAACACTGGAAAATAGTATCTAACTATGTATTTGTTGGTGCTGGTGGTGGTGCTTTAAAACTATTAGAAAAATCTGATATTAGAGAAGCAAGAGGTTACGGTGGTTTCCCTATTAGTGGATTGTGGTTACGTTGTACCAACCCAGAAATCATAGAACAACATCATGCTAAAGTATACGGAAAAGCTAAAAAAGGAGCTCCTCCAATGTCTGTTCCACACATGGATACTAGAATGATTAACGGACGTAAAGAATTATTATTTGGACCTTATGCAGGATTTACCACAAAATTCTTAAAACACGGTTCTCATTTTGATTTACCTAAATCTGTGGAATTTGATAATATTATGAGCTTATTAGGAGCTGGTTATCACAATTTACCATTGGTAGGTTATTTAGTTAAACAAGTACGTTTAAAATTTGAAGACAGAATGGATATGCTGCGTGAATTTTATCCTGAAGCAAAGGATGAAGATTGGAAAGTTGTAGTAGCAGGTCAACGTGTTCAGATTATTAAAAAAGATAAAAACGGAAAAGGTAAACTAGAGTTTGGAACAGAAGTTATTGTTTCTAGAGACAAAAGTATTGCCGGTTTGTTAGGGGCATCTCCTGGAGCTTCTACTTCTTATTCTGTAATGAAGAGTGTTATGGAAAAATGTTTTAAATAA
- a CDS encoding polysaccharide lyase family 8 super-sandwich domain-containing protein translates to MKIYKCILIVVFLFLNQWVYAVDIEKLKQNFKEFYLLDEVEESEVKLLLNILDQDFSFTDIDYQMHRRSNWQPRTHLKRLITLAKAYHYPKSKYYHSPKMAKVIVGVLNYWTDNNFYSDNWWHQEIGVPQSLGPTLVLCESMIPDTTMIKSLEIMDKSKIYMTGQNKIWLSGNVFMRELLRGNDELIQKSAETIKSVMVLSKPYEEGIQPDFSFHQHGPQPQFGNYGLHFAEDIIKWMFIFNKTDVTFSTEQVDLMRNLMFKGQQKVVYKGKYETLATGRQIFPEEVNGKKYRGPISKADLYKSLEKKFNAFDEHKNPTEAPKEYVHFRNSDYSLYRANTFFTALRMSSQRVIGGEAGNGENLQGYYLGDGTNLIYRRGDEYHEIYPVWNWKKLPGTTTVQDTSKIKVLTWDGYKNGSHFTGGLKSENIGLSAFKYRRDGVEANKSYFFIDNYVYALGSAINSNAEFDLVTTINQCYKKGEVFELKKKGKTTAVWHDSIAYISLDKQELKVTQEKQTGSWKKVLSWHTDELISKDIFDVEINHGKSPNNAAYAYVSVVGIGKNQIKKEIKNTLANVLVLNKKVHALSFNKGEKIAITAFEPCEVTFGKKQKIRIHSPCLLTMEKSNKDWIVKVVDPTQQKKQLSFEISGEFEVETSKDVKIKNKTTLFSIDLPTDIYDKGKSITVVLKKK, encoded by the coding sequence ATGAAAATTTACAAGTGTATTTTAATAGTGGTGTTTTTGTTTTTAAATCAATGGGTTTATGCGGTTGATATTGAAAAGCTAAAACAAAATTTTAAAGAATTTTATTTATTAGATGAGGTAGAGGAATCTGAGGTAAAATTGCTGTTAAATATTTTAGATCAAGATTTTTCTTTTACAGATATCGACTATCAAATGCATAGAAGAAGCAATTGGCAACCAAGAACACATCTAAAAAGGTTGATTACTTTAGCAAAGGCTTATCATTACCCTAAGAGTAAATATTACCATTCTCCTAAAATGGCAAAAGTTATAGTAGGGGTTCTTAACTATTGGACTGATAATAATTTTTATAGCGATAATTGGTGGCATCAAGAAATAGGTGTTCCACAAAGTTTAGGGCCTACACTTGTGTTGTGCGAATCTATGATTCCAGATACTACCATGATTAAATCTTTAGAAATTATGGATAAGTCAAAAATATATATGACAGGTCAGAATAAAATTTGGTTAAGTGGTAATGTGTTTATGCGTGAATTGTTAAGAGGGAATGATGAATTGATACAAAAGTCAGCTGAGACTATTAAATCAGTTATGGTACTTTCAAAACCTTATGAAGAAGGGATTCAACCCGATTTTTCATTTCATCAACATGGACCCCAACCTCAGTTTGGAAATTATGGATTGCACTTTGCAGAAGACATCATAAAATGGATGTTTATTTTTAATAAAACTGATGTTACCTTTTCTACAGAGCAAGTAGACTTAATGCGGAATTTAATGTTTAAAGGTCAGCAAAAAGTAGTGTACAAAGGAAAATATGAAACCTTGGCTACCGGAAGACAAATTTTTCCAGAAGAAGTAAACGGAAAAAAATATAGAGGGCCTATATCTAAAGCAGATTTGTATAAAAGTTTGGAGAAAAAGTTTAATGCTTTTGATGAGCATAAAAATCCAACGGAAGCTCCTAAGGAATACGTACATTTTAGAAATTCAGATTATAGCTTATACAGAGCAAATACTTTTTTTACGGCACTTAGAATGTCATCTCAGCGTGTAATTGGTGGTGAAGCCGGTAATGGAGAAAATTTGCAAGGATATTATTTAGGAGATGGAACCAACTTAATTTATCGTAGAGGAGATGAATATCATGAAATTTATCCTGTTTGGAATTGGAAAAAATTACCAGGTACCACTACGGTTCAAGACACTTCAAAAATTAAGGTTTTAACTTGGGATGGATATAAAAACGGATCTCATTTTACTGGTGGTTTAAAAAGTGAAAACATTGGATTATCTGCTTTTAAATATAGAAGAGATGGTGTAGAGGCAAACAAATCCTATTTTTTTATAGACAATTATGTTTATGCTTTAGGTTCAGCCATCAACAGTAATGCAGAGTTTGATTTGGTTACCACCATTAATCAATGTTACAAAAAGGGAGAAGTTTTTGAGCTTAAAAAGAAAGGAAAAACAACAGCTGTGTGGCACGATAGCATTGCTTATATAAGTTTAGATAAGCAAGAGTTAAAAGTTACACAAGAAAAACAAACGGGGAGTTGGAAAAAGGTATTGTCTTGGCATACGGATGAATTAATATCTAAAGATATTTTTGATGTTGAAATCAATCATGGAAAAAGCCCAAACAATGCTGCTTATGCGTATGTAAGTGTAGTAGGTATAGGGAAAAATCAAATAAAAAAAGAAATTAAAAATACGTTAGCAAATGTGCTTGTGCTTAATAAAAAAGTACATGCCTTAAGTTTTAACAAAGGAGAAAAAATAGCCATTACTGCTTTTGAACCTTGTGAAGTAACGTTTGGTAAAAAACAGAAAATACGAATCCATTCTCCTTGTTTGTTAACTATGGAGAAAAGCAATAAAGATTGGATTGTAAAAGTTGTAGATCCTACTCAACAAAAAAAGCAATTGTCTTTTGAGATTAGTGGTGAGTTTGAGGTGGAAACATCTAAAGATGTAAAAATTAAAAACAAGACTACTTTATTTAGTATTGATTTACCTACAGATATTTATGATAAAGGAAAAAGTATAACGGTGGTACTTAAAAAGAAATAG
- a CDS encoding catalase, with product MKRLTSQNGAPISDDHNSISAGSRGSLTFDNWQLMEKLAHFNRERIPERVVHARGYGAYGTFKLTKDLSDYTIAKFLQNTGKETKVFARFSTVAGGQDSSDYVRDVRGFSLKFYTEEGNWDMVGNNTPVFFLRDPSKFPDFIHSQKKDPKTNVPNPSNHFEFWASNPQSLHQVTILMSERGIPFSLRHMNGYASHTLSFWNNNGERFWVKWHFKTNQGIKTLTNEEAALKDAHGMQEDLVSSIENGDFPSWTVKVQIMPEKDAETYDINPFDLTKVWPHSDYPLVEIGQLELNENVTNYFAETEQSAFSPGNLVPGLGASPDKMLQARLFAYGDAHRYRVGANHNQIPVNSPKCPVHHYQQDGAMATGGCPYGHGSSTKNEAVNFYPNDRDDAPKQDESIAEPPLKINADTIARFDSREEDNYSQAGNLFRIMSDEQKETLTNNIVGGLQHANADIQKRMIAQFEKADPEYGKLVSEKLKN from the coding sequence ATGAAAAGATTAACTTCACAAAACGGTGCACCAATATCTGATGATCACAATAGTATTTCTGCGGGTAGCAGAGGCTCTTTAACTTTTGACAATTGGCAATTGATGGAAAAACTGGCTCACTTTAACAGAGAAAGAATTCCAGAAAGAGTAGTACACGCTAGAGGTTACGGTGCTTATGGTACCTTTAAGCTAACCAAAGATTTAAGCGACTACACCATTGCTAAATTTTTACAAAATACTGGAAAAGAAACAAAAGTATTTGCTAGATTTTCTACCGTTGCAGGAGGACAAGACTCAAGTGATTATGTAAGAGATGTTAGAGGTTTTTCATTAAAGTTTTATACCGAAGAAGGAAATTGGGATATGGTGGGTAACAACACACCTGTATTCTTTTTAAGAGACCCTTCTAAATTTCCAGACTTTATACATTCTCAAAAAAAAGATCCTAAAACCAATGTTCCAAACCCATCAAACCACTTTGAGTTTTGGGCAAGTAATCCACAATCATTACATCAAGTAACGATATTGATGTCAGAAAGAGGAATCCCTTTTTCTTTAAGACATATGAACGGATACGCTTCTCACACTTTAAGTTTTTGGAATAACAATGGAGAGCGTTTTTGGGTAAAATGGCATTTTAAAACCAATCAAGGAATTAAAACTTTAACCAATGAAGAAGCTGCTTTAAAAGACGCACATGGTATGCAAGAGGATTTGGTTTCATCTATAGAAAATGGTGACTTTCCTAGTTGGACTGTAAAAGTTCAAATCATGCCAGAAAAAGATGCTGAAACTTATGATATCAATCCTTTTGACTTGACTAAAGTTTGGCCTCATTCTGATTATCCTTTGGTAGAAATTGGGCAATTAGAATTAAATGAAAACGTAACAAATTATTTTGCAGAAACAGAACAGTCTGCCTTTAGTCCAGGGAACTTGGTGCCAGGACTAGGAGCTTCTCCTGATAAAATGTTACAAGCTAGATTATTTGCTTATGGTGATGCACATAGATACAGAGTTGGAGCTAATCATAATCAAATTCCTGTAAACAGTCCTAAATGCCCAGTACACCACTATCAACAAGATGGGGCTATGGCTACAGGAGGTTGCCCATATGGTCATGGATCTTCAACAAAAAACGAAGCTGTAAATTTCTATCCAAACGACAGAGATGATGCTCCTAAACAAGATGAAAGTATAGCTGAACCACCTTTAAAAATTAATGCAGACACCATTGCAAGGTTTGATAGTAGAGAGGAAGACAATTACTCACAAGCAGGAAATTTATTTAGAATAATGAGTGATGAGCAAAAAGAAACCTTAACTAATAATATTGTAGGAGGATTACAACATGCCAATGCTGATATTCAAAAAAGGATGATTGCTCAATTTGAGAAAGCCGATCCAGAATACGGAAAATTGGTTTCAGAAAAATTAAAAAATTAA
- the glmM gene encoding phosphoglucosamine mutase: MSLIKSISGIRGTIGGSVGDNLTPLDAVKFAAAYGTWIKARNKDSKEINVVVGRDARISGAMISSLVTNTLIGLGINVIDLGLSTTPTVEVAVPLEKAHGGIILTASHNPKQWNALKLLNEKGEFLNGADGKEILEFAEQDAYTFAEVDDLGTYTEDNSYVEKHVQEVLNLELVDVDAIKKAGFKVVLDAVNSTGGIFIPALLEKLGVECVKLYCEPNGQFPHNPEPLKEHLGDISKLVVKEKADFGIVVDPDVDRLALISEDGSMFGEEYTLVACADYVLGELGGGNTVSNLSSSRALRDVTVKHGGIYTASAVGEVNVVTTMKETNTVIGGEGNGGIIYPDSHYGRDSLVGVALFLSHLAKCGKSCKELRDSYPEYYMSKNKIELTPTLDVDAILEQMAEKYKNEEVNTIDGVKVDFADEWLHLRKSNTEPIIRIYTESGSQASADALALRAIDEIKEIAGL, translated from the coding sequence ATGTCATTAATCAAATCAATATCAGGAATACGCGGAACCATTGGAGGAAGTGTAGGTGATAATTTAACCCCACTAGATGCAGTAAAGTTTGCGGCAGCTTACGGAACTTGGATCAAAGCAAGAAATAAAGACTCAAAAGAAATCAATGTAGTTGTTGGTAGAGATGCTCGTATTTCTGGAGCCATGATTAGCAGTTTGGTGACTAATACTTTAATAGGATTGGGGATTAATGTGATTGATTTAGGTTTGTCTACCACACCAACTGTAGAAGTAGCAGTACCTTTAGAAAAAGCACATGGAGGAATTATTTTAACAGCATCACACAATCCAAAACAGTGGAATGCTTTAAAATTATTAAATGAAAAAGGTGAGTTTTTAAACGGAGCAGATGGAAAAGAAATTTTAGAATTTGCAGAGCAAGATGCTTACACTTTTGCTGAGGTTGATGACTTAGGAACTTATACAGAAGACAATTCTTATGTAGAAAAACATGTTCAAGAAGTTTTAAATCTTGAATTGGTAGATGTTGATGCCATTAAAAAAGCAGGATTTAAAGTAGTGTTAGATGCTGTAAACTCAACAGGAGGAATTTTTATTCCAGCGTTGTTAGAAAAGTTAGGAGTAGAGTGCGTAAAACTTTATTGCGAACCTAACGGACAATTTCCTCACAATCCAGAACCTTTAAAAGAACATTTAGGTGATATATCTAAATTAGTAGTAAAAGAAAAAGCAGATTTTGGAATTGTAGTAGATCCAGATGTAGATAGATTGGCTTTAATTAGCGAAGATGGTTCTATGTTTGGTGAAGAATATACATTGGTAGCTTGTGCAGATTATGTATTGGGTGAATTAGGAGGAGGAAACACAGTTTCTAACCTATCATCATCAAGAGCATTGAGAGATGTAACTGTAAAACACGGAGGAATTTATACAGCAAGTGCTGTGGGTGAAGTAAACGTGGTTACTACCATGAAAGAAACCAATACTGTTATTGGTGGAGAAGGAAATGGAGGGATTATTTATCCTGATTCTCACTATGGTAGAGATTCTTTGGTAGGAGTTGCTTTGTTTTTATCTCATTTAGCAAAATGTGGAAAATCTTGTAAAGAGTTAAGAGATTCTTATCCTGAATATTACATGAGTAAAAATAAAATTGAGTTAACCCCAACGTTAGATGTAGATGCTATTTTAGAACAAATGGCAGAAAAATATAAAAACGAGGAAGTGAATACCATAGACGGAGTAAAAGTTGATTTTGCTGATGAATGGTTACACTTGCGAAAATCTAACACAGAACCGATTATTAGAATTTATACAGAAAGTGGTTCTCAAGCATCTGCAGACGCTTTAGCTTTACGAGCTATAGATGAAATTAAAGAAATTGCAGGATTGTAA
- a CDS encoding NUDIX hydrolase, which produces MDELIDIVNLQGEPTGNACLKSFAHQNGILHASVHIWLYTSNQEILIQKRKEDKETFPNLWDVSVAGHIAAGETAINAALREVKEEVDLTLSKKGLKYIGIFEEKHQHANGIIDHEIHHIYLAQLNCDLTALTPQKEEVSAIKLISLQEFEKNYKDSNVYVAHHHEYYHYIIKKLKETNK; this is translated from the coding sequence ATGGATGAACTTATTGATATTGTTAATTTACAAGGAGAACCTACAGGAAATGCCTGTTTAAAAAGTTTTGCTCATCAAAATGGAATTTTACACGCAAGTGTGCATATTTGGCTCTACACAAGCAATCAAGAAATACTCATACAAAAAAGAAAAGAAGACAAAGAAACCTTTCCTAATTTATGGGATGTATCTGTAGCTGGTCATATTGCTGCTGGAGAAACGGCAATAAATGCTGCGCTAAGAGAGGTTAAAGAAGAAGTTGATTTAACTCTTTCTAAAAAAGGATTAAAATATATTGGCATTTTTGAAGAGAAACACCAACATGCTAACGGAATTATAGATCATGAAATTCATCATATCTACCTTGCTCAATTAAATTGTGATTTAACAGCACTTACTCCTCAAAAAGAAGAAGTATCTGCCATCAAACTCATCAGTCTACAAGAGTTTGAAAAAAATTATAAAGACAGTAATGTTTACGTAGCTCATCATCATGAGTACTATCATTACATCATTAAAAAACTGAAAGAAACTAACAAATGA
- a CDS encoding PolC-type DNA polymerase III — MWNNIKKNIDYFLKKRHLPEYWKEYVETLKNIPTKSIEDSRFVVFDCETSGLNPKEDRILSMGAVIINGNTINIKDNFEIYLEQDVFNRESVPIHGLLKHGKQKKISEEEAIKLFLKYIEGAILVGHHISFDVSCVNYALKRMGLPKLKNRVLDTGILFKKTKHQLYSEAFSKVFSLDEVCDELKVKKKDRHTASGDAYITAIVFFKILGRLNRNNDLTLKELFYTPKMIY, encoded by the coding sequence ATGTGGAATAATATCAAAAAAAACATAGACTACTTTTTAAAAAAAAGACATCTACCCGAATATTGGAAAGAATATGTAGAAACCTTAAAAAATATTCCGACCAAAAGTATTGAAGATTCAAGATTTGTAGTTTTTGATTGTGAAACTTCTGGACTGAACCCTAAAGAAGATAGAATTTTATCTATGGGTGCAGTAATCATTAACGGAAATACCATCAACATTAAAGATAATTTTGAAATCTATTTAGAGCAAGATGTTTTTAATAGAGAAAGTGTGCCTATTCACGGTTTACTAAAACACGGAAAACAAAAAAAAATATCCGAAGAAGAAGCCATTAAACTTTTCTTAAAATATATAGAAGGAGCTATTTTGGTAGGACATCACATTAGTTTTGATGTTAGTTGTGTTAATTATGCTCTTAAAAGAATGGGCTTACCTAAATTAAAAAACAGAGTTTTAGATACAGGAATTTTATTTAAAAAAACTAAGCATCAACTATACTCAGAAGCATTTTCAAAAGTGTTTAGTTTAGATGAAGTTTGTGATGAATTAAAAGTTAAAAAGAAAGATAGACATACAGCATCTGGTGATGCCTATATTACAGCTATTGTATTTTTTAAAATATTGGGTAGGCTAAACAGAAATAACGATTTAACTCTTAAAGAATTATTTTATACCCCAAAAATGATTTACTAA
- a CDS encoding DEAD/DEAH box helicase: protein MKNFKELGVSDDFIKSMKEIGVKTPTEIQYRTIPKLLDGQIDYIGKAQTGTGKTIAFGLPLLQKINPKKNQIQALVLAPTRELAQQIKKQLFKLTKYAPERIFCEAVYGGEKIDVQIERLERTTHVVVATPGRLCDLLDRAAIDISNIKMMVLDEADEMLSMGFLPDLNRILKYSTASKNTWLFSATFPNALNSLVKTYMNNPVRVEVEANQLINENISHKFISTTLGQKLDVLISFVESRGMEKGIVFCKTKLGAQKLKEELAEEGFSVTALEGDMGQRDREKSLRSFKNGASQLLICTDVAARGIDVPNVNYVIHYQLPENTEYFVHRSGRTARGGNKGLSLAIVLSKELEQLQALQKEFKIHFGKYTIA from the coding sequence TTGAAAAATTTTAAAGAATTAGGGGTTTCTGATGACTTTATAAAGTCTATGAAAGAAATAGGAGTGAAAACACCTACAGAAATACAATACAGAACCATTCCTAAATTGTTAGATGGACAAATAGATTATATTGGTAAAGCACAAACAGGAACGGGTAAAACCATTGCTTTTGGATTGCCGTTGTTGCAAAAAATAAACCCAAAGAAAAACCAAATTCAAGCATTGGTTTTGGCTCCAACAAGGGAGTTGGCTCAGCAAATAAAAAAGCAATTATTTAAATTAACCAAATACGCTCCAGAAAGAATTTTTTGCGAAGCTGTATATGGTGGAGAAAAAATTGATGTACAAATAGAAAGGTTAGAAAGAACTACACATGTGGTAGTGGCTACTCCTGGTCGTTTGTGCGATTTGTTAGATAGAGCTGCTATAGATATTAGCAACATAAAAATGATGGTGTTAGATGAGGCTGATGAAATGTTAAGCATGGGATTTTTACCAGACTTAAATAGAATTTTAAAATATTCTACAGCATCTAAAAATACATGGTTGTTTTCTGCAACGTTTCCAAATGCTTTAAATAGTTTGGTTAAAACATATATGAACAATCCAGTTCGTGTAGAGGTGGAGGCCAATCAATTAATTAACGAAAATATTTCTCATAAATTTATCTCTACTACTTTAGGACAAAAGTTAGATGTGCTAATTAGTTTTGTAGAAAGTAGAGGAATGGAAAAGGGAATTGTGTTCTGTAAAACAAAATTAGGAGCTCAAAAACTAAAAGAAGAATTGGCAGAAGAAGGTTTTTCTGTTACTGCTTTAGAAGGTGATATGGGACAACGTGATAGAGAAAAATCGTTACGTTCTTTTAAAAATGGAGCTAGCCAATTATTAATTTGTACAGATGTAGCGGCAAGAGGAATTGATGTTCCTAATGTAAACTACGTAATCCATTATCAATTGCCAGAGAATACAGAATATTTTGTACACAGAAGTGGTAGAACGGCAAGAGGAGGAAACAAAGGATTGTCTTTAGCCATTGTGTTGTCTAAAGAATTAGAACAATTACAAGCTTTGCAAAAAGAATTTAAAATCCATTTTGGAAAATATACAATTGCATAA